The Methanothrix soehngenii GP6 genome has a window encoding:
- the eif1A gene encoding translation initiation factor eIF-1A produces MYNRGHGGEEGAVITRVRLPRKQDREIFGHVESLLGSNRIKVRGIDGVTRMARIPGKMKKRIWIREGDVVIIIPWEFQNEKADVVWRYTGPQVDWLQRKGFLKGSS; encoded by the coding sequence CTGTACAATAGAGGTCATGGTGGGGAGGAAGGAGCAGTAATAACCAGAGTTCGCCTCCCTCGCAAACAGGATAGAGAGATATTCGGTCATGTAGAAAGCCTGCTTGGCTCCAATCGCATCAAGGTCAGGGGCATTGACGGCGTAACCAGGATGGCCCGCATACCGGGAAAGATGAAGAAGAGGATCTGGATACGAGAGGGCGACGTGGTCATAATCATCCCTTGGGAGTTCCAGAATGAGAAGGCTGACGTGGTCTGGAGATACACCGGCCCTCAAGTGGACTGGCTGCAGCGCAAAGGTTTTCTGAAGGGCTCTTCATAA
- the uppS gene encoding polyprenyl diphosphate synthase: MSQIFRNPVYLLYERRLKSQILAGSPVEHIAIIQDGNRRYARQKGLAKTLGHSLGAETSERVSDWCLEVGVRHLTLYAFSTENFSREDSEKRYIFDLIKKKFNELRNSKKIHFNRVRVRAIGRLEMLPDDLQEEIRLTEEATKDYKKMYLNVALAYGGQRELVDAARSLAHLVEEGRIRSKDLDETIIAQHLYPQDGISVPKVDLIIRTAGDFRTSNFLPWQANGNECAAYFCAPFWPEFRKIDFLRAIRTAQTRASCQ, from the coding sequence ATGAGTCAAATCTTCAGAAATCCTGTTTATCTTTTGTATGAGAGGCGGCTCAAGTCTCAGATCCTGGCAGGGTCACCGGTGGAGCATATAGCGATAATTCAGGATGGAAACCGCAGGTATGCCAGGCAGAAGGGCCTCGCCAAGACTCTTGGCCATAGCCTTGGCGCTGAGACCTCGGAGAGGGTGTCAGACTGGTGCCTGGAGGTGGGGGTTCGGCATCTCACCCTTTATGCTTTTTCCACAGAGAACTTCAGCCGGGAGGATTCGGAGAAGCGCTATATCTTTGATTTGATAAAGAAAAAGTTCAATGAGCTGAGAAATTCAAAGAAAATCCATTTCAATAGAGTTCGGGTGCGAGCCATCGGTCGGTTGGAGATGCTTCCCGATGATCTGCAGGAGGAGATCCGATTGACTGAGGAGGCCACGAAGGATTACAAGAAGATGTATCTGAATGTGGCCCTGGCTTACGGAGGTCAGAGGGAGCTGGTGGATGCCGCACGCTCCTTAGCCCACCTGGTGGAGGAGGGAAGGATCAGATCTAAGGATCTCGATGAGACCATCATCGCCCAGCATCTCTATCCCCAGGACGGCATTTCCGTTCCCAAGGTGGATCTGATCATCAGGACGGCGGGGGACTTTCGCACATCGAACTTCCTTCCCTGGCAGGCCAATGGCAATGAGTGCGCCGCCTACTTTTGCGCTCCTTTTTGGCCGGAGTTCAGGAAGATCGACTTTCTGCGGGCCATCAGGACTGCACAAACCAGGGCATCATGCCAATAA
- the surE gene encoding 5'/3'-nucleotidase SurE, with product MHRILVSNDDGVYASGLEAAAKSVRGLGEVTVAAPSGQKSGVGRSISVFEPLRFAEVNLNGFKAYAVTGTPVDSVIIGIFAILKEMPDLVISGINVGENISTDTVTTSGTIGAALEAASYGIPAIAASIQAVDQGDKFDMHHGAKHSFDVAALFLRRVATRVLEHGLPEGVDLLNLNVPVGASEETEIKVTRLAKKIFKTAVQERFDPRGRPYYWIDGELICCDEEGTDVQTIYQDKLVSLTPLSLDSTARIDLKEIEKLF from the coding sequence ATGCATCGCATACTGGTCAGCAACGATGATGGCGTTTATGCCTCCGGTCTCGAGGCGGCGGCAAAGAGCGTTCGAGGCCTGGGGGAGGTGACGGTAGCCGCGCCTTCGGGACAGAAGAGCGGCGTGGGAAGATCTATATCCGTCTTTGAGCCGCTTCGCTTCGCAGAGGTGAACCTGAACGGCTTTAAAGCCTATGCGGTCACTGGAACGCCGGTGGATTCGGTCATCATTGGCATCTTCGCCATCCTTAAGGAGATGCCTGATCTGGTCATCTCGGGAATCAATGTGGGAGAGAACATCAGCACCGATACCGTTACCACGAGCGGGACCATCGGAGCGGCTCTGGAGGCTGCTAGCTACGGCATTCCCGCCATTGCTGCCTCAATTCAGGCCGTTGATCAGGGCGACAAGTTCGATATGCATCATGGAGCCAAGCACAGCTTTGATGTGGCAGCTCTATTTCTGCGCCGAGTAGCGACCCGGGTCTTAGAGCACGGCCTTCCTGAAGGAGTGGATCTCTTAAACCTGAATGTCCCAGTCGGTGCCAGCGAGGAGACGGAGATAAAAGTGACCCGCCTGGCTAAGAAGATCTTCAAGACGGCTGTGCAGGAGCGTTTTGACCCCCGTGGCCGGCCTTACTACTGGATTGATGGGGAGCTGATATGCTGCGACGAGGAGGGGACTGACGTGCAGACCATCTATCAGGACAAGCTGGTATCCTTAACCCCCCTCAGCCTGGATTCCACGGCCAGAATCGATCTGAAAGAGATAGAGAAACTATTTTGA